From the genome of Gavia stellata isolate bGavSte3 chromosome 3, bGavSte3.hap2, whole genome shotgun sequence, one region includes:
- the MED10 gene encoding mediator of RNA polymerase II transcription subunit 10 has translation MAMAEKFDSLEEHLEKFVENIRQLGIIVSDFQPSSQAGLNQKLNFMVTGLQDIDKCRQQLHDISVPLEVFEYIDQGRNPQLYTKECLERALAKNEQVKGKIDTMKKFKSLLIQELTKVFPEDMAKYKAIRGEDPPP, from the exons ATGGCGATGGCGGAGAAGTTCGACTCGCTGGAGGAACAcctggagaagttcgtggagaacaTCCGGCAGCTCGGCATTATCGTCAGCGACttccagcccagcagccaggctggtctCAACCAGAAATT GAATTTCATGGTGACGGGCTTGCAGGATATCGACAAATGCCGGCAGCAGCTTCACGATATCAGCGTGCCCTTGGAAGTTTTTGA atACATAGATCAAGGCCGCAATCCTCAGCTTTACACTAAAGAGTGTCTGGAGCGAGCTTTGGCTAAAAACGAacaagtaaaaggaaaaattgacACAATGAAG aaatttAAAAGTCTGTTAATTCAAGAGCTGACAAAGGTGTTCCCAGAAGACATGGCAAAGTACAAAGCTATTCGAGGAGAAGATCCTCCTCCTTAA